From a single Miscanthus floridulus cultivar M001 chromosome 8, ASM1932011v1, whole genome shotgun sequence genomic region:
- the LOC136476127 gene encoding probable LRR receptor-like serine/threonine-protein kinase At1g53440 isoform X5 — translation MDAAARVRVRLLLLLALPLGLGCSNNGGRCSSAQTTLLPEQEVEALKGIAHKLNKADWDFSVDPCSGSGNWVNVTGSLSNNAKFSSNVTCDCSFNNHTECHVISLELMRQNLSGVLPDEVVNLTYLQNLDLSRNFIQGPIPASWADLPVFNLSLQGNRISGTLPKELGRMPKLKSIQLEGNQLAGSIPPELGNIISLQRFFISANNITGELPTTFSKLTNMTDFRVDGNSISGKIPSFIKNWQGVNRIDMQGTLMSGPIPPEISLLKNLTELRVTDLSGPRMKFPPLQNALHLTEVVLRNCSIYGEIPSYLGQMQYLKVLDLSFNKLTDKVPVNFGAMMALQYLYLTDNMLTGDLPAWMLKNKASNKVNMDISYNDFTGNPPSECQQANVNMVSSFSSSNNNSLQPCLRKNLPCTTRPRHSSLFINCGGKSVVVDGNTYEDDSSQIGTSMFSVSDDKKWAYSSTGDFVGNENADYIARNTSKLNLADPELYTEARLSPLSLKYYGLCMENGEYMVKLHFAEIVFTEDHTYSSNGKRVFDVFIQGVKVLEDFNIKDKIGGVHRAIFKSFATNISDNTLEIHFYWGGKGTTAIPYRGVYGPLISAISVTKMGRNHRGVSTGVVVAIVIAAACLAVIVLIALYFKVFRKKNIKGNSRQFFYQGRKTTTSELQTRAQYFFSLEEIESATKHFDPANKIGEGGFGPVYKGTLANGTIVAVKKLSSKSSQGNREFLNEIGIISALRHPNLVRLFGCCINGDQLLLIYEFLENNSLGRALFGTFCSNNNKIFLRPR, via the exons ATGGATGCCGCCGCCCGCGTCCGCGTCCGCCTCCTCCTGCTTCTCGCGCTCCCCCTGGGCCTCGGCTGCAGCAACAATGGCGGCCGATGCTCCTCGGCGCAGACGACGCTGCTGCCGGAGCAAGAAG TTGAAGCACTCAAAGGAATAGCCCACAAGCTTAACAAAGCAGATTGGGATTTTAGCGTGGATCCATGCAGCGGATCAGGAAATTGGGTCAATGTCACTGGTTCGCTTAGCAATAATGCGAAGTTTAGCAGTAATGTGACATGTGACTGTTCATTCAACAACCACACCGAGTGCCATGTTATCAGCTT GGAGCTTATGCGGCAGAACCTTAGTGGAGTTCTACCAGATGAAGTTGTCAATCTTACTTATCTGCAAAATCT TGACTTGTCACGCAACTTCATTCAAGGACCAATTCCAGCTTCATGGGCTGACCTACCTGTTTTTAATCT GTCTCTCCAGGGAAATCGCATATCTGGAACCCTACCGAAGGAGCTTGGGCGCATGCCCAAGTTGAAATCTAT ACAGTTAGAAGGCAATCAGCTTGCGGGTTCTATTCCACCAGAGCTGGGTAACATCATCAGTCTGCAGAGATT TTTCATTTCTGCGAATAACATCACAGGAGAGTTGCCCACAACCTTTTCCAAGCTGACAAACATGACAGATTT TCGTGTTGATGGGAACAGTATCTCAGGGAAAATACCTAGTTTCATAAAGAACTGGCAGGGCGTCAACAGAAT CGATATGCAGGGTACCTTGATGAGTGGGCCTATTCCTCCAGAAATTTCCTTGTTGAAGAACTTGACAGAATT GAGGGTGACTGATTTGAGTGGACCAAGAATGAAATTTCCTCCCTTACAAAATGCACTACACCTTACGGAAGT GGTCTTAAGAAATTGCTCcatatatggtgaaattccttcttaCCTTGGCCAAATGCAGTACCTGAAAGTCTT GGATTTAAGCTTCAACAAGTTGACTGATAAAGTTCCAGTAAATTTTGGAGCAATGATGGCACTACAATATTT GTACCTGACTGACAATATGCTGACTGGAGATTTGCCTGCTTGGATGTTGAAAAATAAGGCGAGCAATAAAGTAAACAT GGATATATCATATAATGACTTCACAGGCAACCCTCCATCTGAATGTCAGCAAGCAAATGT AAATATGGTGTCAAGCTTTTCATCTTCAAATAACAATTC ATTGCAACCATGTTTAAGAAAGAATCTTCCTTGCACAACCAGACCACGCC ATTCCTCCCTGTTCATCAACTGTGGCGGAAAAAGTGTTGTGGTCGATGGGAATACCTATGAGGATGACTCGTCTCAGATAGGAACATCAATGTTTTCTGTGTCTGATGATAAGAAATGGGCATATAGTAGCACTGGTGATTTTGTGGGCAATGAGAATGCTGACTACATTGCTAGAAACACATCGAAGCTAAATCTGGCAGACCCGGAGCTTTACACTGAAGCTCGCCTCTCACCTCTGTCACTGAAATACTATGGCCTTTGCATGGAGAATGGTGAATATATGGTAAAACTTCACTTTGCTGAAATTGTGTTCACAGAAGATCATACTTATTCCAGCAATGGCAAGCGTGTTTTCGATGTCTTCATCCAG GGTGTCAAAGTTTTGGAGGATTTTAACATCAAAGATAAGATTGGTGGTGTCCATCGTGCGATCTTCAAAAGTTTTGCAACCAACATTAGCGACAATACACTGGAAATCCACTTCTACTGGGGAGGCAAAGGCACCACAGCGATACCTTACCGTGGCGTGTATGGTCCACTGATCTCAGCCATATCAGTGACAAAGA TGGGCAGGAACCACCGTGGAGTCTCTACTGGAGTGGTGGTTGCCATAGTAATAGCTGCGGCATGCTTGGCTGTTATAGTTCTGATAGCTTTATATTTCAAAGTCTTCCGAAAGAAGAATATAAAAGGAAACA GTAGACAGTTCTTTTACCAAGGAAGGAAAACTACTACTTCGGAGCTTCAAACACGGGCACAGTATTTCTTTAGTTTGGAAGAGATCGAATCTGCAACAAAACATTTTGATCCTGCAAATAAAATAGGTGAGGGTGGCTTTGGACCTGTTTACAAG GGCACACTAGCAAATGGTACTATAGTTGCAGTTAAAAAGCTATCTTCAAAGTCGAGCCAAGGAAACCGCGAGTTTTTAAATGAGATAGGAATAATATCTGCTCTAAGGCATCCAAATCTTGTGAGGCTCTTTGGTTGTTGTATTAATGGGGATCAGCTCCTTCTTATATATGAATTCTTGGAAAATAATAGTCTTGGCCGTGCACTTTTTG GTACATTCTGTTCTAATAATAATAAGATATTTCTTAGGCCGCGCTGA
- the LOC136476127 gene encoding probable LRR receptor-like serine/threonine-protein kinase At1g53440 isoform X7 — MDAAARVRVRLLLLLALPLGLGCSNNGGRCSSAQTTLLPEQEVEALKGIAHKLNKADWDFSVDPCSGSGNWVNVTGSLSNNAKFSSNVTCDCSFNNHTECHVISLELMRQNLSGVLPDEVVNLTYLQNLDLSRNFIQGPIPASWADLPVFNLSLQGNRISGTLPKELGRMPKLKSIQLEGNQLAGSIPPELGNIISLQRFFISANNITGELPTTFSKLTNMTDFRVDGNSISGKIPSFIKNWQGVNRIDMQGTLMSGPIPPEISLLKNLTELRVTDLSGPRMKFPPLQNALHLTEVVLRNCSIYGEIPSYLGQMQYLKVLDLSFNKLTDKVPVNFGAMMALQYLYLTDNMLTGDLPAWMLKNKASNKVNMDISYNDFTGNPPSECQQANVNMVSSFSSSNNNSLQPCLRKNLPCTTRPRHSSLFINCGGKSVVVDGNTYEDDSSQIGTSMFSVSDDKKWAYSSTGDFVGNENADYIARNTSKLNLADPELYTEARLSPLSLKYYGLCMENGEYMVKLHFAEIVFTEDHTYSSNGKRVFDVFIQGVKVLEDFNIKDKIGGVHRAIFKSFATNISDNTLEIHFYWGGKGTTAIPYRGVYGPLISAISVTKMGRNHRGVSTGVVVAIVIAAACLAVIVLIALYFKVFRKKNIKGNSRQFFYQGRKTTTSELQTRAQYFFSLEEIESATKHFDPANKIGEGGFGPVYKGTLANGTIVAVKKLSSKSSQGNREFLNEIGIISALRHPNLVRLFGCCINGDQLLLIYEFLENNSLGRALFDIS; from the exons ATGGATGCCGCCGCCCGCGTCCGCGTCCGCCTCCTCCTGCTTCTCGCGCTCCCCCTGGGCCTCGGCTGCAGCAACAATGGCGGCCGATGCTCCTCGGCGCAGACGACGCTGCTGCCGGAGCAAGAAG TTGAAGCACTCAAAGGAATAGCCCACAAGCTTAACAAAGCAGATTGGGATTTTAGCGTGGATCCATGCAGCGGATCAGGAAATTGGGTCAATGTCACTGGTTCGCTTAGCAATAATGCGAAGTTTAGCAGTAATGTGACATGTGACTGTTCATTCAACAACCACACCGAGTGCCATGTTATCAGCTT GGAGCTTATGCGGCAGAACCTTAGTGGAGTTCTACCAGATGAAGTTGTCAATCTTACTTATCTGCAAAATCT TGACTTGTCACGCAACTTCATTCAAGGACCAATTCCAGCTTCATGGGCTGACCTACCTGTTTTTAATCT GTCTCTCCAGGGAAATCGCATATCTGGAACCCTACCGAAGGAGCTTGGGCGCATGCCCAAGTTGAAATCTAT ACAGTTAGAAGGCAATCAGCTTGCGGGTTCTATTCCACCAGAGCTGGGTAACATCATCAGTCTGCAGAGATT TTTCATTTCTGCGAATAACATCACAGGAGAGTTGCCCACAACCTTTTCCAAGCTGACAAACATGACAGATTT TCGTGTTGATGGGAACAGTATCTCAGGGAAAATACCTAGTTTCATAAAGAACTGGCAGGGCGTCAACAGAAT CGATATGCAGGGTACCTTGATGAGTGGGCCTATTCCTCCAGAAATTTCCTTGTTGAAGAACTTGACAGAATT GAGGGTGACTGATTTGAGTGGACCAAGAATGAAATTTCCTCCCTTACAAAATGCACTACACCTTACGGAAGT GGTCTTAAGAAATTGCTCcatatatggtgaaattccttcttaCCTTGGCCAAATGCAGTACCTGAAAGTCTT GGATTTAAGCTTCAACAAGTTGACTGATAAAGTTCCAGTAAATTTTGGAGCAATGATGGCACTACAATATTT GTACCTGACTGACAATATGCTGACTGGAGATTTGCCTGCTTGGATGTTGAAAAATAAGGCGAGCAATAAAGTAAACAT GGATATATCATATAATGACTTCACAGGCAACCCTCCATCTGAATGTCAGCAAGCAAATGT AAATATGGTGTCAAGCTTTTCATCTTCAAATAACAATTC ATTGCAACCATGTTTAAGAAAGAATCTTCCTTGCACAACCAGACCACGCC ATTCCTCCCTGTTCATCAACTGTGGCGGAAAAAGTGTTGTGGTCGATGGGAATACCTATGAGGATGACTCGTCTCAGATAGGAACATCAATGTTTTCTGTGTCTGATGATAAGAAATGGGCATATAGTAGCACTGGTGATTTTGTGGGCAATGAGAATGCTGACTACATTGCTAGAAACACATCGAAGCTAAATCTGGCAGACCCGGAGCTTTACACTGAAGCTCGCCTCTCACCTCTGTCACTGAAATACTATGGCCTTTGCATGGAGAATGGTGAATATATGGTAAAACTTCACTTTGCTGAAATTGTGTTCACAGAAGATCATACTTATTCCAGCAATGGCAAGCGTGTTTTCGATGTCTTCATCCAG GGTGTCAAAGTTTTGGAGGATTTTAACATCAAAGATAAGATTGGTGGTGTCCATCGTGCGATCTTCAAAAGTTTTGCAACCAACATTAGCGACAATACACTGGAAATCCACTTCTACTGGGGAGGCAAAGGCACCACAGCGATACCTTACCGTGGCGTGTATGGTCCACTGATCTCAGCCATATCAGTGACAAAGA TGGGCAGGAACCACCGTGGAGTCTCTACTGGAGTGGTGGTTGCCATAGTAATAGCTGCGGCATGCTTGGCTGTTATAGTTCTGATAGCTTTATATTTCAAAGTCTTCCGAAAGAAGAATATAAAAGGAAACA GTAGACAGTTCTTTTACCAAGGAAGGAAAACTACTACTTCGGAGCTTCAAACACGGGCACAGTATTTCTTTAGTTTGGAAGAGATCGAATCTGCAACAAAACATTTTGATCCTGCAAATAAAATAGGTGAGGGTGGCTTTGGACCTGTTTACAAG GGCACACTAGCAAATGGTACTATAGTTGCAGTTAAAAAGCTATCTTCAAAGTCGAGCCAAGGAAACCGCGAGTTTTTAAATGAGATAGGAATAATATCTGCTCTAAGGCATCCAAATCTTGTGAGGCTCTTTGGTTGTTGTATTAATGGGGATCAGCTCCTTCTTATATATGAATTCTTGGAAAATAATAGTCTTGGCCGTGCACTTTTTG ATATTTCTTAG
- the LOC136476127 gene encoding probable LRR receptor-like serine/threonine-protein kinase At1g53440 isoform X6: MDAAARVRVRLLLLLALPLGLGCSNNGGRCSSAQTTLLPEQEVEALKGIAHKLNKADWDFSVDPCSGSGNWVNVTGSLSNNAKFSSNVTCDCSFNNHTECHVISLELMRQNLSGVLPDEVVNLTYLQNLDLSRNFIQGPIPASWADLPVFNLSLQGNRISGTLPKELGRMPKLKSIQLEGNQLAGSIPPELGNIISLQRFFISANNITGELPTTFSKLTNMTDFRVDGNSISGKIPSFIKNWQGVNRIDMQGTLMSGPIPPEISLLKNLTELRVTDLSGPRMKFPPLQNALHLTEVVLRNCSIYGEIPSYLGQMQYLKVLDLSFNKLTDKVPVNFGAMMALQYLYLTDNMLTGDLPAWMLKNKASNKVNMDISYNDFTGNPPSECQQANVNMVSSFSSSNNNSLQPCLRKNLPCTTRPRHSSLFINCGGKSVVVDGNTYEDDSSQIGTSMFSVSDDKKWAYSSTGDFVGNENADYIARNTSKLNLADPELYTEARLSPLSLKYYGLCMENGEYMVKLHFAEIVFTEDHTYSSNGKRVFDVFIQGVKVLEDFNIKDKIGGVHRAIFKSFATNISDNTLEIHFYWGGKGTTAIPYRGVYGPLISAISVTKMGRNHRGVSTGVVVAIVIAAACLAVIVLIALYFKVFRKKNIKGNSRQFFYQGRKTTTSELQTRAQYFFSLEEIESATKHFDPANKIGEGGFGPVYKGTLANGTIVAVKKLSSKSSQGNREFLNEIGIISALRHPNLVRLFGCCINGDQLLLIYEFLENNSLGRALFASRYILF; this comes from the exons ATGGATGCCGCCGCCCGCGTCCGCGTCCGCCTCCTCCTGCTTCTCGCGCTCCCCCTGGGCCTCGGCTGCAGCAACAATGGCGGCCGATGCTCCTCGGCGCAGACGACGCTGCTGCCGGAGCAAGAAG TTGAAGCACTCAAAGGAATAGCCCACAAGCTTAACAAAGCAGATTGGGATTTTAGCGTGGATCCATGCAGCGGATCAGGAAATTGGGTCAATGTCACTGGTTCGCTTAGCAATAATGCGAAGTTTAGCAGTAATGTGACATGTGACTGTTCATTCAACAACCACACCGAGTGCCATGTTATCAGCTT GGAGCTTATGCGGCAGAACCTTAGTGGAGTTCTACCAGATGAAGTTGTCAATCTTACTTATCTGCAAAATCT TGACTTGTCACGCAACTTCATTCAAGGACCAATTCCAGCTTCATGGGCTGACCTACCTGTTTTTAATCT GTCTCTCCAGGGAAATCGCATATCTGGAACCCTACCGAAGGAGCTTGGGCGCATGCCCAAGTTGAAATCTAT ACAGTTAGAAGGCAATCAGCTTGCGGGTTCTATTCCACCAGAGCTGGGTAACATCATCAGTCTGCAGAGATT TTTCATTTCTGCGAATAACATCACAGGAGAGTTGCCCACAACCTTTTCCAAGCTGACAAACATGACAGATTT TCGTGTTGATGGGAACAGTATCTCAGGGAAAATACCTAGTTTCATAAAGAACTGGCAGGGCGTCAACAGAAT CGATATGCAGGGTACCTTGATGAGTGGGCCTATTCCTCCAGAAATTTCCTTGTTGAAGAACTTGACAGAATT GAGGGTGACTGATTTGAGTGGACCAAGAATGAAATTTCCTCCCTTACAAAATGCACTACACCTTACGGAAGT GGTCTTAAGAAATTGCTCcatatatggtgaaattccttcttaCCTTGGCCAAATGCAGTACCTGAAAGTCTT GGATTTAAGCTTCAACAAGTTGACTGATAAAGTTCCAGTAAATTTTGGAGCAATGATGGCACTACAATATTT GTACCTGACTGACAATATGCTGACTGGAGATTTGCCTGCTTGGATGTTGAAAAATAAGGCGAGCAATAAAGTAAACAT GGATATATCATATAATGACTTCACAGGCAACCCTCCATCTGAATGTCAGCAAGCAAATGT AAATATGGTGTCAAGCTTTTCATCTTCAAATAACAATTC ATTGCAACCATGTTTAAGAAAGAATCTTCCTTGCACAACCAGACCACGCC ATTCCTCCCTGTTCATCAACTGTGGCGGAAAAAGTGTTGTGGTCGATGGGAATACCTATGAGGATGACTCGTCTCAGATAGGAACATCAATGTTTTCTGTGTCTGATGATAAGAAATGGGCATATAGTAGCACTGGTGATTTTGTGGGCAATGAGAATGCTGACTACATTGCTAGAAACACATCGAAGCTAAATCTGGCAGACCCGGAGCTTTACACTGAAGCTCGCCTCTCACCTCTGTCACTGAAATACTATGGCCTTTGCATGGAGAATGGTGAATATATGGTAAAACTTCACTTTGCTGAAATTGTGTTCACAGAAGATCATACTTATTCCAGCAATGGCAAGCGTGTTTTCGATGTCTTCATCCAG GGTGTCAAAGTTTTGGAGGATTTTAACATCAAAGATAAGATTGGTGGTGTCCATCGTGCGATCTTCAAAAGTTTTGCAACCAACATTAGCGACAATACACTGGAAATCCACTTCTACTGGGGAGGCAAAGGCACCACAGCGATACCTTACCGTGGCGTGTATGGTCCACTGATCTCAGCCATATCAGTGACAAAGA TGGGCAGGAACCACCGTGGAGTCTCTACTGGAGTGGTGGTTGCCATAGTAATAGCTGCGGCATGCTTGGCTGTTATAGTTCTGATAGCTTTATATTTCAAAGTCTTCCGAAAGAAGAATATAAAAGGAAACA GTAGACAGTTCTTTTACCAAGGAAGGAAAACTACTACTTCGGAGCTTCAAACACGGGCACAGTATTTCTTTAGTTTGGAAGAGATCGAATCTGCAACAAAACATTTTGATCCTGCAAATAAAATAGGTGAGGGTGGCTTTGGACCTGTTTACAAG GGCACACTAGCAAATGGTACTATAGTTGCAGTTAAAAAGCTATCTTCAAAGTCGAGCCAAGGAAACCGCGAGTTTTTAAATGAGATAGGAATAATATCTGCTCTAAGGCATCCAAATCTTGTGAGGCTCTTTGGTTGTTGTATTAATGGGGATCAGCTCCTTCTTATATATGAATTCTTGGAAAATAATAGTCTTGGCCGTGCACTTTTTG CTAGCAGGTACATTCTGTTCTAA
- the LOC136476127 gene encoding probable LRR receptor-like serine/threonine-protein kinase At1g53440 isoform X4, with protein sequence MDAAARVRVRLLLLLALPLGLGCSNNGGRCSSAQTTLLPEQEVEALKGIAHKLNKADWDFSVDPCSGSGNWVNVTGSLSNNAKFSSNVTCDCSFNNHTECHVISLELMRQNLSGVLPDEVVNLTYLQNLDLSRNFIQGPIPASWADLPVFNLSLQGNRISGTLPKELGRMPKLKSIQLEGNQLAGSIPPELGNIISLQRFFISANNITGELPTTFSKLTNMTDFRVDGNSISGKIPSFIKNWQGVNRIDMQGTLMSGPIPPEISLLKNLTELRVTDLSGPRMKFPPLQNALHLTEVVLRNCSIYGEIPSYLGQMQYLKVLDLSFNKLTDKVPVNFGAMMALQYLYLTDNMLTGDLPAWMLKNKASNKVNMDISYNDFTGNPPSECQQANVNMVSSFSSSNNNSLQPCLRKNLPCTTRPRHSSLFINCGGKSVVVDGNTYEDDSSQIGTSMFSVSDDKKWAYSSTGDFVGNENADYIARNTSKLNLADPELYTEARLSPLSLKYYGLCMENGEYMVKLHFAEIVFTEDHTYSSNGKRVFDVFIQGVKVLEDFNIKDKIGGVHRAIFKSFATNISDNTLEIHFYWGGKGTTAIPYRGVYGPLISAISVTKMGRNHRGVSTGVVVAIVIAAACLAVIVLIALYFKVFRKKNIKGNSRQFFYQGRKTTTSELQTRAQYFFSLEEIESATKHFDPANKIGEGGFGPVYKGTLANGTIVAVKKLSSKSSQGNREFLNEIGIISALRHPNLVRLFGCCINGDQLLLIYEFLENNSLGRALFGRAEHQLKLDWPTRYNICLGTAKGLVYLHEESTLKIVHRDIKPSNILLDEKMQPKISDFGLAKLNDECGRVSTRIAGTVGYMAPEYATRGCLTRKADIYSYGVVALETVSGMSNINSMSNEEYLHLLDWVLYFDILSLFLLCHSRLKD encoded by the exons ATGGATGCCGCCGCCCGCGTCCGCGTCCGCCTCCTCCTGCTTCTCGCGCTCCCCCTGGGCCTCGGCTGCAGCAACAATGGCGGCCGATGCTCCTCGGCGCAGACGACGCTGCTGCCGGAGCAAGAAG TTGAAGCACTCAAAGGAATAGCCCACAAGCTTAACAAAGCAGATTGGGATTTTAGCGTGGATCCATGCAGCGGATCAGGAAATTGGGTCAATGTCACTGGTTCGCTTAGCAATAATGCGAAGTTTAGCAGTAATGTGACATGTGACTGTTCATTCAACAACCACACCGAGTGCCATGTTATCAGCTT GGAGCTTATGCGGCAGAACCTTAGTGGAGTTCTACCAGATGAAGTTGTCAATCTTACTTATCTGCAAAATCT TGACTTGTCACGCAACTTCATTCAAGGACCAATTCCAGCTTCATGGGCTGACCTACCTGTTTTTAATCT GTCTCTCCAGGGAAATCGCATATCTGGAACCCTACCGAAGGAGCTTGGGCGCATGCCCAAGTTGAAATCTAT ACAGTTAGAAGGCAATCAGCTTGCGGGTTCTATTCCACCAGAGCTGGGTAACATCATCAGTCTGCAGAGATT TTTCATTTCTGCGAATAACATCACAGGAGAGTTGCCCACAACCTTTTCCAAGCTGACAAACATGACAGATTT TCGTGTTGATGGGAACAGTATCTCAGGGAAAATACCTAGTTTCATAAAGAACTGGCAGGGCGTCAACAGAAT CGATATGCAGGGTACCTTGATGAGTGGGCCTATTCCTCCAGAAATTTCCTTGTTGAAGAACTTGACAGAATT GAGGGTGACTGATTTGAGTGGACCAAGAATGAAATTTCCTCCCTTACAAAATGCACTACACCTTACGGAAGT GGTCTTAAGAAATTGCTCcatatatggtgaaattccttcttaCCTTGGCCAAATGCAGTACCTGAAAGTCTT GGATTTAAGCTTCAACAAGTTGACTGATAAAGTTCCAGTAAATTTTGGAGCAATGATGGCACTACAATATTT GTACCTGACTGACAATATGCTGACTGGAGATTTGCCTGCTTGGATGTTGAAAAATAAGGCGAGCAATAAAGTAAACAT GGATATATCATATAATGACTTCACAGGCAACCCTCCATCTGAATGTCAGCAAGCAAATGT AAATATGGTGTCAAGCTTTTCATCTTCAAATAACAATTC ATTGCAACCATGTTTAAGAAAGAATCTTCCTTGCACAACCAGACCACGCC ATTCCTCCCTGTTCATCAACTGTGGCGGAAAAAGTGTTGTGGTCGATGGGAATACCTATGAGGATGACTCGTCTCAGATAGGAACATCAATGTTTTCTGTGTCTGATGATAAGAAATGGGCATATAGTAGCACTGGTGATTTTGTGGGCAATGAGAATGCTGACTACATTGCTAGAAACACATCGAAGCTAAATCTGGCAGACCCGGAGCTTTACACTGAAGCTCGCCTCTCACCTCTGTCACTGAAATACTATGGCCTTTGCATGGAGAATGGTGAATATATGGTAAAACTTCACTTTGCTGAAATTGTGTTCACAGAAGATCATACTTATTCCAGCAATGGCAAGCGTGTTTTCGATGTCTTCATCCAG GGTGTCAAAGTTTTGGAGGATTTTAACATCAAAGATAAGATTGGTGGTGTCCATCGTGCGATCTTCAAAAGTTTTGCAACCAACATTAGCGACAATACACTGGAAATCCACTTCTACTGGGGAGGCAAAGGCACCACAGCGATACCTTACCGTGGCGTGTATGGTCCACTGATCTCAGCCATATCAGTGACAAAGA TGGGCAGGAACCACCGTGGAGTCTCTACTGGAGTGGTGGTTGCCATAGTAATAGCTGCGGCATGCTTGGCTGTTATAGTTCTGATAGCTTTATATTTCAAAGTCTTCCGAAAGAAGAATATAAAAGGAAACA GTAGACAGTTCTTTTACCAAGGAAGGAAAACTACTACTTCGGAGCTTCAAACACGGGCACAGTATTTCTTTAGTTTGGAAGAGATCGAATCTGCAACAAAACATTTTGATCCTGCAAATAAAATAGGTGAGGGTGGCTTTGGACCTGTTTACAAG GGCACACTAGCAAATGGTACTATAGTTGCAGTTAAAAAGCTATCTTCAAAGTCGAGCCAAGGAAACCGCGAGTTTTTAAATGAGATAGGAATAATATCTGCTCTAAGGCATCCAAATCTTGTGAGGCTCTTTGGTTGTTGTATTAATGGGGATCAGCTCCTTCTTATATATGAATTCTTGGAAAATAATAGTCTTGGCCGTGCACTTTTTG GCCGCGCTGAACATCAGTTAAAATTGGATTGGCCAACAAGGTACAACATCTGCCTTGGAACTGCGAAAGGCCTGGTCTATCTCCATGAAGAGTCTACATTAAAGATCGTCCACAGAGATATTAAGCCATCAAAcattcttcttgatgaaaagatgCAACCTAAAATATCAGATTTTGGCTTGGCTAAACTGAATGATGAATGTGGACGTGTGAGCACTCGGATCGCTGGAACTGT TGGTTATATGGCTCCTGAATATGCCACAAGAGGTTGCTTGACACGTAAAGCGGACATCTACAGTTATGGAGTGGTGGCTCTAGAGACTGTTAGTGGAATGAGCAATATAAATAGCATGTCAAATGAAGAATATCTGCATCTTCTTGATTGGGTATTATATTTTGATATCCTTTCTTTATTTCTTCTTTGTCATTCAAG GCTGAAAGATTAA